From a region of the Panicum virgatum strain AP13 chromosome 2K, P.virgatum_v5, whole genome shotgun sequence genome:
- the LOC120694931 gene encoding ubiquitin-activating enzyme E1 3-like isoform X1 — MRCLRFLSRGFLSMLPSKRSAGSDGAQSKRPKLGDNGASNGTRNGVPPAIDEDLHSRQLAVYGRETMRRLFASDVLVSGLNGLGAEIAKNLALAGVRSVTVHDVKDVDMWDLSANFFLSDQDIGNNRALACVSKLQELNNAVLVSALTQELTKEHLSKFQAVVFTDISLDKAYEFDDYCHSHHPPIAFIKAQVSGLFGSVFCDFGPEFTVLDVDGEDPHTGIIASISNDSPAMVSCVDDERLEFQDGDLVVFSEVQGMEELNDGKPRKVKNARPFSFTIEEDTGSYGVYSKGGIVTQVKEPKVLRFKSLRDAMKDPGDFLLSDFSKFERSPVIHLAFQALDSFRKEHGRYPTAGCEQDAQSFLKFVADINEASIDSKQEKIDDKLLRHFASGSRAVLNPMAAMFGGIVGQEVVKACSGKFHPLYQFFYFDSVESLPTYQLDPQDLKPSNSRYDAQISVFGSKLQKKLQDANIFIVGSGALGCEFLKNLALMGVSCSSKSKLTITDDDVIEKSNLSRQFLFRDWNIGQAKSTVAAAAARAINPSLQIGALQNRACPDTESVFHDTFWDGLDVVINALDNVNARMYMDMRCLYFQKPLLESGTLGAKCNTQMVIPHLTENYGASRDPPEKQAPMCTVHSFPHNIDHCLTWARSEFEGLLEKTPNEVNSFLSNPTQYSAAMRKAGDAQARELLERVSECLGKERCITFEDCITWARLRFEDYFSNRVKQLTFTFPEDASTSTGTPFWSAPKRFPRPLQFSATDSSHIHLIMSASILRAESFGIAIPDWAKNTSKLADAVNKVAVPEFEPKKGVNIVTDEKATNLSSASVDDVAVIDDLLSKLEECAKNLPPGFQMKPIQFEKDDDTNFHMDLISGFANMRARNYSIPEVDKLKAKFIAGRIIPAIATSTAMATGLVCLELYKVIAGEHPIEDYRNTFANLALPLFSMAEPVPAKVMKHQDLSWTVWDRWSIKGDLTVAELLQWFSDKGLSAYSMSCGTSLLYNSMFPRHKERLQKKVVDVAREVAKVEVPEYRRHIDIVVACEDNDGNDIDIPLVSVHFR, encoded by the exons ATGAGGTGCTTACGCTTCCTGAGCAGGGGATTCCTCTCCATGCTCCCTTCCAAGAGGTCCGCGGGCTCTGACGGCGCCCAGTCCAAGAGGCCCAAGCTGGGGGACAATGGGGCCAGTAACGGCACTCGGAATGGGGTGCCGCCGGCGATCGACGAGGACCTGCACAGCAGGCAGCTCGCCGTCTACGGCAGGGAGACAATGCGCCGCCTCTTCGCCTCCGACGTCCTCGTCTCTGGACTCAATGGCCTCGGTGCTGAGATTG CAAAGAATCTAGCTCTTGCTGGCGTCAGATCTGTCACTGTACATGATGTCAAAGATGTGGACATGTGGGACCTCTCTGCCAATTTCTTTTTGTCCGACCAAGATATTGGAAACAACAGGGCCCTTGCTTGTGTATCCAAGTTGCAGGAGCTCAACAATGCTGTCCTGGTATCTGCTCTAACACAGGAATTGACAAAAGAGCACTTATCTAAGTTCCAG GCTGTTGTTTTCACCGATATAAGCTTAGACAAGGCTTATGAATTTGATGACTATTGCCACAGCCACCACCCTCCAATCGCCTTCATCAAAGCTCAAGTTTCTGGACTTTTCGGTAGTGTCTTTTGTGATTTTGGACCTGAGTTTACCGTACTTGATGTTGATGGTGAAGATCCACATACTGGTATAATTGCATCTATCAGCAATGACAGCCCTGCAATGGTATCCTGTGTTGATGATGAGCGTCTTGAGTTTCAGGACGGTGATCTTGTTGTTTTCTCTGAGGTCCAGGGCATGGAAGAACTGAATGATGGTAAACCAAGAAAGGTCAAAAATGCTAGGCCATTTTCATTTACCATTGAGGAGGATACAGGTAGCTATGGTGTTTATTCAAAAGGTGGAATTGTTACACAAGTGAAGGAACCAAAGGTTCTACGTTTCAAGTCACTAAGAGATGCTATGAAAGATCCTGGCGATTTCCTTCTGAGTGACTTCTCAAAGTTTGAACGTTCACCTGTAATTCACCTAGCATTTCAAGCTCTGGATAGTTTTAGGAAAGAACATGGGCGATATCCTACCGCTGGTTGTGAGCAGGATGCTCAAAGCTTTCTCAAGTTTGTTGCTGATATTAATGAAGCATCAATTGATTCTAAGCAGGAAAAAATTGATGACAAGTTGCTCCGGCATTTCGCAAGTGGTTCTCGAGCTGTTTTGAACCCAATGGCCGCAATGTTTGGTGGTATCGTTGGTCAGGAAGTTGTGAAAGCATGTTCAGGGAAATTCCATCCGCTTTACCAG TTCTTCTACTTTGATTCTGTTGAATCTCTCCCGACATACCAGTTGGATCCccaagacttgaagccatcaAACAGCCGCTATGATGCTCAGATCTCTGTATTTGGTTCCAAGCTTCAGAAGAAGCTGCAAGATGCAAATATTTTCATTGTGGGTTCTGGTGCCCTTGGATGTGAATTCTTGAAGAACCTTGCCTTAATGGGTGTCTCTTGCAGCTCCAAGTCGAAGCTAACTATAACAGATGATGATGTCATCGAGAAAAGCAATTTGAGCCGCCAATTTCTATTCCGTGACTGGAACATTGGACAGGCAAAGTCAACtgtggctgccgctgctgccaGAGCTATCAACCCCAGCCTCCAAATTGGCGCGCTTCAGAACCGTGCCTGTCCAGATACTGAAAGTGTGTTCCATGACACATTCTGGGACGGACTGGATGTTGTCATCAATGCACTTGATAATGTTAATGCTAGGATGTATATGGACATGAGGTGCCTGTACTTCCAGAAGCCACTACTGGAGTCAGGGACGTTGGGTGCAAAGTGCAATACTCAAATGGTCATTCCTCACCTTACTGAAAATTATGGAGCTTCAAGAGACCCACCAGAGAAGCAGGCACCCATGTGCACAGTTCATTCTTTTCCACACAATATTGATCATTGCTTGACATGGGCTCGTTCAGAGTTTGAGGGTTTGCTAGAGAAAACACCAAATGAAGTAAATTCTTTTCTGTCTAATCCTACTCAATATTCTGCTGCCATGAGGAAGGCAGGTGATGCCCAGGCAAGAGAACTACTTGAACGTGTCTCTGAATGTCTTGGCAAGGAGCGATGCATTACATTTGAGGACTGCATAACTTGGGCCCGACTTAG GTTTGAGGATTATTTCTCAAACCGTGTGAAGCAGCTCACATTCACTTTTCCCGAAGATGCTTCTACTAGCACAGGCACTCCTTTCTGGTCTGCCCCAAAGCGCTTTCCTCGGCCTCTGCAATTTTCAGCCACTGACTCATCTCACATTCACCTCATTATGTCTGCTTCAATACTGAGAGCGGAGTCATTTGGAATTGCTATACCTGACTGGGCAAAGAACACAAGTAAGCTGGCTGATGCAGTCAATAAGGTCGCAGTTCCTGAATTTGAGCCAAAGAAAGGGGTGAATATTGTGACAGATGAGAAGGCTACTAACCTTTCTAGTGCCTCAGTTGATGATGTTGCTGTTATCGATGACCTTCTGTCCAAGTTAGAAGAATGTGCAAAGAATCTGCCTCCAGGGTTCCAAATGAAACCTATCCAATTTGAGAAG GATGATGACACTAATTTTCACATGGATTTAATATCTGGGTTTGCGAACATGCGTGCAAGGAACTACAGCATTCCTGAGGTTGACAAGTTGAAGGCCAAGTTCATCGCTGGAAGAATCATCCCTGCCATTGCAACTTCAACAGCCATGGCCACAGGTCTTGTGTGCCTTGAGCTATACAAGGTTATTGCTGGGGAGCACCCTATTGAGGACTACCGCAACACATTTGCCAACCTAGCGCTGCCTCTGTTCTCGATGGCCGAGCCTGTTCCTGCCAAGGTGATGAAGCACCAAGACCTTAGCTGGACGGTATGGGATCGGTGGTCGATCAAGGGCGACCTGACTGTTGCGGAGCTCCTGCAATGGTTCAGCGACAAGGGCCTCAGTGCTTACAGCATGTCCTGTGGCACGTCTCTGCTGTACAATAGCATGTTCCCGAGGCACAAGGAAAGACTGCAGAAGAAGGTTGTTGATGTGGCGAGGGAAGTCGCTAAGGTGGAGGTCCCTGAGTACAGGAGGCACATAGATATTGTGGTGGCCTGCGAGGACAATGATGGGAACGACATTGATATCCCTCTCGTATCCGTCCATTTCCGGTAG
- the LOC120694931 gene encoding ubiquitin-activating enzyme E1 3-like isoform X2 — translation MLPSKRSAGSDGAQSKRPKLGDNGASNGTRNGVPPAIDEDLHSRQLAVYGRETMRRLFASDVLVSGLNGLGAEIAKNLALAGVRSVTVHDVKDVDMWDLSANFFLSDQDIGNNRALACVSKLQELNNAVLVSALTQELTKEHLSKFQAVVFTDISLDKAYEFDDYCHSHHPPIAFIKAQVSGLFGSVFCDFGPEFTVLDVDGEDPHTGIIASISNDSPAMVSCVDDERLEFQDGDLVVFSEVQGMEELNDGKPRKVKNARPFSFTIEEDTGSYGVYSKGGIVTQVKEPKVLRFKSLRDAMKDPGDFLLSDFSKFERSPVIHLAFQALDSFRKEHGRYPTAGCEQDAQSFLKFVADINEASIDSKQEKIDDKLLRHFASGSRAVLNPMAAMFGGIVGQEVVKACSGKFHPLYQFFYFDSVESLPTYQLDPQDLKPSNSRYDAQISVFGSKLQKKLQDANIFIVGSGALGCEFLKNLALMGVSCSSKSKLTITDDDVIEKSNLSRQFLFRDWNIGQAKSTVAAAAARAINPSLQIGALQNRACPDTESVFHDTFWDGLDVVINALDNVNARMYMDMRCLYFQKPLLESGTLGAKCNTQMVIPHLTENYGASRDPPEKQAPMCTVHSFPHNIDHCLTWARSEFEGLLEKTPNEVNSFLSNPTQYSAAMRKAGDAQARELLERVSECLGKERCITFEDCITWARLRFEDYFSNRVKQLTFTFPEDASTSTGTPFWSAPKRFPRPLQFSATDSSHIHLIMSASILRAESFGIAIPDWAKNTSKLADAVNKVAVPEFEPKKGVNIVTDEKATNLSSASVDDVAVIDDLLSKLEECAKNLPPGFQMKPIQFEKDDDTNFHMDLISGFANMRARNYSIPEVDKLKAKFIAGRIIPAIATSTAMATGLVCLELYKVIAGEHPIEDYRNTFANLALPLFSMAEPVPAKVMKHQDLSWTVWDRWSIKGDLTVAELLQWFSDKGLSAYSMSCGTSLLYNSMFPRHKERLQKKVVDVAREVAKVEVPEYRRHIDIVVACEDNDGNDIDIPLVSVHFR, via the exons ATGCTCCCTTCCAAGAGGTCCGCGGGCTCTGACGGCGCCCAGTCCAAGAGGCCCAAGCTGGGGGACAATGGGGCCAGTAACGGCACTCGGAATGGGGTGCCGCCGGCGATCGACGAGGACCTGCACAGCAGGCAGCTCGCCGTCTACGGCAGGGAGACAATGCGCCGCCTCTTCGCCTCCGACGTCCTCGTCTCTGGACTCAATGGCCTCGGTGCTGAGATTG CAAAGAATCTAGCTCTTGCTGGCGTCAGATCTGTCACTGTACATGATGTCAAAGATGTGGACATGTGGGACCTCTCTGCCAATTTCTTTTTGTCCGACCAAGATATTGGAAACAACAGGGCCCTTGCTTGTGTATCCAAGTTGCAGGAGCTCAACAATGCTGTCCTGGTATCTGCTCTAACACAGGAATTGACAAAAGAGCACTTATCTAAGTTCCAG GCTGTTGTTTTCACCGATATAAGCTTAGACAAGGCTTATGAATTTGATGACTATTGCCACAGCCACCACCCTCCAATCGCCTTCATCAAAGCTCAAGTTTCTGGACTTTTCGGTAGTGTCTTTTGTGATTTTGGACCTGAGTTTACCGTACTTGATGTTGATGGTGAAGATCCACATACTGGTATAATTGCATCTATCAGCAATGACAGCCCTGCAATGGTATCCTGTGTTGATGATGAGCGTCTTGAGTTTCAGGACGGTGATCTTGTTGTTTTCTCTGAGGTCCAGGGCATGGAAGAACTGAATGATGGTAAACCAAGAAAGGTCAAAAATGCTAGGCCATTTTCATTTACCATTGAGGAGGATACAGGTAGCTATGGTGTTTATTCAAAAGGTGGAATTGTTACACAAGTGAAGGAACCAAAGGTTCTACGTTTCAAGTCACTAAGAGATGCTATGAAAGATCCTGGCGATTTCCTTCTGAGTGACTTCTCAAAGTTTGAACGTTCACCTGTAATTCACCTAGCATTTCAAGCTCTGGATAGTTTTAGGAAAGAACATGGGCGATATCCTACCGCTGGTTGTGAGCAGGATGCTCAAAGCTTTCTCAAGTTTGTTGCTGATATTAATGAAGCATCAATTGATTCTAAGCAGGAAAAAATTGATGACAAGTTGCTCCGGCATTTCGCAAGTGGTTCTCGAGCTGTTTTGAACCCAATGGCCGCAATGTTTGGTGGTATCGTTGGTCAGGAAGTTGTGAAAGCATGTTCAGGGAAATTCCATCCGCTTTACCAG TTCTTCTACTTTGATTCTGTTGAATCTCTCCCGACATACCAGTTGGATCCccaagacttgaagccatcaAACAGCCGCTATGATGCTCAGATCTCTGTATTTGGTTCCAAGCTTCAGAAGAAGCTGCAAGATGCAAATATTTTCATTGTGGGTTCTGGTGCCCTTGGATGTGAATTCTTGAAGAACCTTGCCTTAATGGGTGTCTCTTGCAGCTCCAAGTCGAAGCTAACTATAACAGATGATGATGTCATCGAGAAAAGCAATTTGAGCCGCCAATTTCTATTCCGTGACTGGAACATTGGACAGGCAAAGTCAACtgtggctgccgctgctgccaGAGCTATCAACCCCAGCCTCCAAATTGGCGCGCTTCAGAACCGTGCCTGTCCAGATACTGAAAGTGTGTTCCATGACACATTCTGGGACGGACTGGATGTTGTCATCAATGCACTTGATAATGTTAATGCTAGGATGTATATGGACATGAGGTGCCTGTACTTCCAGAAGCCACTACTGGAGTCAGGGACGTTGGGTGCAAAGTGCAATACTCAAATGGTCATTCCTCACCTTACTGAAAATTATGGAGCTTCAAGAGACCCACCAGAGAAGCAGGCACCCATGTGCACAGTTCATTCTTTTCCACACAATATTGATCATTGCTTGACATGGGCTCGTTCAGAGTTTGAGGGTTTGCTAGAGAAAACACCAAATGAAGTAAATTCTTTTCTGTCTAATCCTACTCAATATTCTGCTGCCATGAGGAAGGCAGGTGATGCCCAGGCAAGAGAACTACTTGAACGTGTCTCTGAATGTCTTGGCAAGGAGCGATGCATTACATTTGAGGACTGCATAACTTGGGCCCGACTTAG GTTTGAGGATTATTTCTCAAACCGTGTGAAGCAGCTCACATTCACTTTTCCCGAAGATGCTTCTACTAGCACAGGCACTCCTTTCTGGTCTGCCCCAAAGCGCTTTCCTCGGCCTCTGCAATTTTCAGCCACTGACTCATCTCACATTCACCTCATTATGTCTGCTTCAATACTGAGAGCGGAGTCATTTGGAATTGCTATACCTGACTGGGCAAAGAACACAAGTAAGCTGGCTGATGCAGTCAATAAGGTCGCAGTTCCTGAATTTGAGCCAAAGAAAGGGGTGAATATTGTGACAGATGAGAAGGCTACTAACCTTTCTAGTGCCTCAGTTGATGATGTTGCTGTTATCGATGACCTTCTGTCCAAGTTAGAAGAATGTGCAAAGAATCTGCCTCCAGGGTTCCAAATGAAACCTATCCAATTTGAGAAG GATGATGACACTAATTTTCACATGGATTTAATATCTGGGTTTGCGAACATGCGTGCAAGGAACTACAGCATTCCTGAGGTTGACAAGTTGAAGGCCAAGTTCATCGCTGGAAGAATCATCCCTGCCATTGCAACTTCAACAGCCATGGCCACAGGTCTTGTGTGCCTTGAGCTATACAAGGTTATTGCTGGGGAGCACCCTATTGAGGACTACCGCAACACATTTGCCAACCTAGCGCTGCCTCTGTTCTCGATGGCCGAGCCTGTTCCTGCCAAGGTGATGAAGCACCAAGACCTTAGCTGGACGGTATGGGATCGGTGGTCGATCAAGGGCGACCTGACTGTTGCGGAGCTCCTGCAATGGTTCAGCGACAAGGGCCTCAGTGCTTACAGCATGTCCTGTGGCACGTCTCTGCTGTACAATAGCATGTTCCCGAGGCACAAGGAAAGACTGCAGAAGAAGGTTGTTGATGTGGCGAGGGAAGTCGCTAAGGTGGAGGTCCCTGAGTACAGGAGGCACATAGATATTGTGGTGGCCTGCGAGGACAATGATGGGAACGACATTGATATCCCTCTCGTATCCGTCCATTTCCGGTAG